The following are encoded together in the Coffea arabica cultivar ET-39 chromosome 1c, Coffea Arabica ET-39 HiFi, whole genome shotgun sequence genome:
- the LOC113706951 gene encoding probable plastid-lipid-associated protein 12, chloroplastic isoform X2: MAAAIDLAKLGLRFQNEPFFVKPNPASKSTILTRAAHNLLSSQSFGRQNRAPRRLCTMCSMIDQQEKEQVVEEASDSGFTKEESSLIDAFIGVLGRGRSASSKQLQDVERAVQVLEGLVGVPEPTSSSLIEGRWQLMFTTRPGTASAIQRTFVGVDSFTVFQEVYLRTNDPRVSNIVKFSDAVGELKVEGTTFVLQKETDSRQKLLSVISTGLNVKEAIEEFITLNQKVAETELELLEGEWKMIWSSQVETDSWIENAANGLMGNQIVRPNGSLKFLVDMFLGFKFSMTGTFVKSGTNTYDVTMDDGAIVIGTYGLPMEMETKITLEIIYTDDKIRISRGYNRILFVHVRIDGSEQK, translated from the exons ATGGCAGCAGCCATTGATCTTGCAAAGCTAGGCCTGAGATTCCAAAATGAACCCTTTTTTGTGAAGCCAAATCCCGCATCAAAAAGCACCATTTTGACTCGGGCTGCTCATAATTTGTTGTCGAGTCAGAGTTTTGGTAGGCAAAACCGTGCTCCAAGAAGATTGTGTACAATGTGCTCAATGATTGACCAACAAGAGAAGGAACAGGTTGTTGAGGAGGCTTCAGATTCTGGGTTTACTAAAGAAGAGAGTTCTTTGATTGATGCTTTCATTGGTGTCCTGGGCCGGGGTCGCTCTGCTTCTTCTAAGCAGCTGCAA GATGTTGAACGAGCCGTGCAAGTGCTAGAAGGTTTAGTAGGAGTGCCTGAACCA ACAAGCTCAAGCTTGATAGAAGGCCGCTGGCAGTTGATGTTCACCACAAGACCAGGCACAGCATCTGCAATTCAG AGAACATTCGTTGGAGTTGATTCATTCACTGTATTTCAAGAGGTATACCTTCGTACAAATGACCCACGTGTGTCCAACATTGTCAAGTTTTCTGATGCTGTGGGTGAGCTAAAAGTAGAG GGAACCACATTTGTGCTGCAAAAGGAAACTGATTCAAGGCAAAAGTTGCTGTCTGTCATATCCACAGGATTAAATGTTAAAGAG GCAATTGAAGAGTTCATCACCTTAAATCAAAAAGTAGCAGAGACCGAACTCGAACTCCTTGAAGGGGAATGGAAAATGATATGGAGTTCTCAG GTTGAAACAGACAGTTGGATTGAGAATGCTGCTAATGGTCTTATGGGCAACCAG ATTGTCagaccaaatggaagcttgaaatttctAGTTGACATGTTTCTTGGCTTCAAATTCTCTATGACAGGAACATTTGT GAAATCTGGTACCAACACATATGATGTGACAATGGATGATGGAGCAATCGTGATTGGCACATATGGACTCCCAATGGAAATGGAAACCAAGATCACCCTGGAAAtaat ATATACTGATGACAAGATCAGAATATCCCGAGGCTACAACAGAATCCTTTTTGTTCATGTACGTATAGATGGGTCCGAACAGAAATGA
- the LOC113707065 gene encoding probable ribose-5-phosphate isomerase 3, chloroplastic, producing the protein MAAAAATTTSPSLYFLSSHHNASTRLFLRPSPSITFRSSSRPSFSVKSLSTALTQDDLKKIAADKAVEYVKSGMVLGLGTGSTAAFVVAKLGELVASGKLTDIVGVPTSKRTQEQAASLNIPLATLDTHPSLDLAIDGADEVDSNLDLVKGRGGALLREKMVEAASDKFVVVVDDSKLVSGLGGSGLAMPVEVVQFCWKYNQIRLQELFNEEGVEAKLRLNGDGKPYVTDNSNYIVDLYFKNPIKDSAAAGKEISALEGVVEHGLFLDMATAVIIAGKDGVSVQSK; encoded by the coding sequence ATGGCCGCGGCCGCCGCCACAACCACCTCCCCCAGTCTATACTTCCTCTCTTCCCACCACAATGCAAGCACCCGCCTTTTCCTCCGCCCCAGTCCTTCTATCACCTTCCGCAGCAGCAGCCGCCCTTCATTCTCCGTCAAATCCCTGTCCACTGCTCTCACCCAAGACGACCTGAAAAAGATCGCTGCCGACAAAGCCGTCGAGTATGTAAAATCCGGGATGGTCCTCGGCCTGGGCACCGGCTCCACGGCCGCCTTTGTTGTCGCCAAGCTCGGAGAACTCGTCGCCAGCGGAAAATTAACGGACATTGTCGGAGTCCCCACCTCGAAACGAACCCAAGAGCAGGCGGCTTCTTTGAATATCCCTCTCGCCACCCTCGACACGCATCCCAGCCTCGACCTCGCCATCGATGGCGCTGACGAGGTCGATTCCAACCTTGACCTTGTCAAGGGCCGTGGTGGCGCTCTTCTCCGGGAGAAAATGGTTGAGGCTGCATCGGACAAGTTTGTAGTTGTGGTGGATGATTCCAAATTGGTGTCCGGGTTGGGTGGCTCCGGCTTAGCTATGCCCGTTGAGGTGGTGCAGTTTTGTTGGAAGTATAATCAAATTAGGCTTCAAGAATTGTTTAACGAAGAAGGGGTCGAGGCAAAATTGAGATTGAATGGGGACGGGAAGCCTTATGTGACGGATAATTCGAATTATATTGTGgatttgtattttaaaaatccGATAAAGGATTCGGCGGCTGCCGGAAAGGAGATATCGGCTTTGGAAGGGGTGGTTGAACATGGGTTGTTCTTGGATATGGCCACTGCAGTTATTATTGCTGGTAAGGATGGAGTTAGTGTGCAGAgcaaatga
- the LOC113736933 gene encoding uncharacterized protein — MATSLPLSRQALSSERPGKWEEELLDGSLRLLDICGEVRDIYSRMKEIMQELESSIRRKRSGDLAHESSYMISKKHLNKMIRKVYKELKKAENCNSTVVNKDSEDVPLVSLIKEVQLVSLPVLEYVLSFLSGPKAGSQPKGWSFVSNLLEQKRASSKPDSDTAAIKQIEIQLDLLNYKKSNQEVIKKLEEVDSSIQESAEVLEIVFRLLLKTRVSLLNILNH, encoded by the exons ATGGCAACCTCT CTTCCTTTGAGTCGACAGGCTCTCTCAAGTGAAAGACCTGGAAAATGGGAAGAAGAGCTCTTGGATGGATCTCTCAGGCTGTTGGACATTTGTGGGGAAGTCAGAGACATCTATTCACGGATGAAGGAAATTATGCAGGAACTTGAGTCATCTATACGGAGGAAAAGAAGTGGAGATTTGGCCCATGAAAGCTCATATATGATCTCCAAAAAGCACTTGAATAAAATGATCAGAAAAGTCTACAAAGAACTTAAGAAAGCAGAGAACTGCAACTCAACAGTGGTAAACAAAGACTCTGAAGATGTCCCTTTGGTTAGCTTGATCAAAGAAGTTCAACTTGTTAGTCTTCCAGTGTTGGAGTATGTTCTGTCTTTCCTTTCTGGACCAAAGGCAGGATCACAGCCAAAAGGTTGGTCCTTTGTATCCAATTTATTAGAGCAGAAGAGAGCATCAAGCAAACCAGATTCTGATACTGCAGCAATCAAACAAATAGAAATTCAGTTGGATCTCTTGAACTACAAGAAGTCAAACCAGGAAGTAATAAAAAAACTTGAGGAAGTTGACTCGAGCATTCAAGAATCAGCAGAGGTGCTTGAAATTGTGTTCAGGCTTTTGCTAAAAACTAGAGTTTCCCTTCTGAACATTCTCAACCATTAG
- the LOC113706951 gene encoding probable plastid-lipid-associated protein 12, chloroplastic isoform X1, producing MAAAIDLAKLGLRFQNEPFFVKPNPASKSTILTRAAHNLLSSQSFGRQNRAPRRLCTMCSMIDQQEKEQVVEEASDSGFTKEESSLIDAFIGVLGRGRSASSKQLQDVERAVQVLEGLVGVPEPTSSSLIEGRWQLMFTTRPGTASAIQRTFVGVDSFTVFQEVYLRTNDPRVSNIVKFSDAVGELKVEATATLKDGKRILFQFDRAAFSFKFLPFKVPYPVPFRLLGDEAKGWLDTTYLSQSGNIRISRGNKGTTFVLQKETDSRQKLLSVISTGLNVKEAIEEFITLNQKVAETELELLEGEWKMIWSSQVETDSWIENAANGLMGNQIVRPNGSLKFLVDMFLGFKFSMTGTFVKSGTNTYDVTMDDGAIVIGTYGLPMEMETKITLEIIYTDDKIRISRGYNRILFVHVRIDGSEQK from the exons ATGGCAGCAGCCATTGATCTTGCAAAGCTAGGCCTGAGATTCCAAAATGAACCCTTTTTTGTGAAGCCAAATCCCGCATCAAAAAGCACCATTTTGACTCGGGCTGCTCATAATTTGTTGTCGAGTCAGAGTTTTGGTAGGCAAAACCGTGCTCCAAGAAGATTGTGTACAATGTGCTCAATGATTGACCAACAAGAGAAGGAACAGGTTGTTGAGGAGGCTTCAGATTCTGGGTTTACTAAAGAAGAGAGTTCTTTGATTGATGCTTTCATTGGTGTCCTGGGCCGGGGTCGCTCTGCTTCTTCTAAGCAGCTGCAA GATGTTGAACGAGCCGTGCAAGTGCTAGAAGGTTTAGTAGGAGTGCCTGAACCA ACAAGCTCAAGCTTGATAGAAGGCCGCTGGCAGTTGATGTTCACCACAAGACCAGGCACAGCATCTGCAATTCAG AGAACATTCGTTGGAGTTGATTCATTCACTGTATTTCAAGAGGTATACCTTCGTACAAATGACCCACGTGTGTCCAACATTGTCAAGTTTTCTGATGCTGTGGGTGAGCTAAAAGTAGAG GCAACAGCAACACTTAAAGATGGAAAGCGAATCCTTTTCCAATTTGACAGAgctgcattttctttcaaatttctgcccttcAAGGTTCCATATCCAGTTCCATTTAGACTTCTTGGAGATGAGGCAAAGGGCTGGTTAGATACTACATACTTGTCTCAATCTGGAAACATTCGTATCTCAAGGGGAAATAAG GGAACCACATTTGTGCTGCAAAAGGAAACTGATTCAAGGCAAAAGTTGCTGTCTGTCATATCCACAGGATTAAATGTTAAAGAG GCAATTGAAGAGTTCATCACCTTAAATCAAAAAGTAGCAGAGACCGAACTCGAACTCCTTGAAGGGGAATGGAAAATGATATGGAGTTCTCAG GTTGAAACAGACAGTTGGATTGAGAATGCTGCTAATGGTCTTATGGGCAACCAG ATTGTCagaccaaatggaagcttgaaatttctAGTTGACATGTTTCTTGGCTTCAAATTCTCTATGACAGGAACATTTGT GAAATCTGGTACCAACACATATGATGTGACAATGGATGATGGAGCAATCGTGATTGGCACATATGGACTCCCAATGGAAATGGAAACCAAGATCACCCTGGAAAtaat ATATACTGATGACAAGATCAGAATATCCCGAGGCTACAACAGAATCCTTTTTGTTCATGTACGTATAGATGGGTCCGAACAGAAATGA
- the LOC113736942 gene encoding uncharacterized protein, with protein sequence MAAPKFSSHIRSISLPSSSHPLLVNAEEHLQRLKSSEAASSPSHSLACQRLDALKNLYECLDDVLQLPLSQQALSNDQEVLDGSLILLDICGAVRDIYSQVNESVQELESSLRRKRNGDLADEVSSYMISKKQLNKMISKCYKQLKKAEKNCNLTLVNKDSEKVPLVDLIKKVRETTLTVLESTLSFLSPSKAGSLVSKLLRKNASSKGHSNIAAMEQIEMELHLLNKNKSNVDVVKGLEALESSIQELAEMLEIVFRLLLKTRVSLLNILNH encoded by the coding sequence ATGGCAGCTCCGAAATTCTCTAGCCACATTCGTTCAATTAGTTTGCCTTCTTCTTCTCATCCTCTTCTTGTGAATGCTGAGGAGCACCTGCAAAGGTTGAAGTCATCAGAAGCTGCATCCTCACCTTCACATTCATTGGCATGCCAAAGATTGGATGCCCTCAAGAACTTGTACGAGTGTCTGGATGATGTGCTTCAGCTGCCTTTGAGCCAACAAGCTCTCTCAAATGACCAAGAGGTCTTGGATGGATCTCTCATCCTGTTGGACATTTGTGGGGCGGTCAGAGACATCTATTCACAGGTGAATGAAAGTGTCCAGGAACTCGAGTCATCTCTACGGAGGAAAAGAAATGGAGATCTGGCAGATGAAGTTAGCTCATATATGATCTCCAAAAAGCAGTTGAATAAAATGATCAGCAAATGCTATAAACAGTTGaagaaagcagaaaagaacTGCAACTTGACATTAGTAAACAAAGATTCTGAAAAGGTCCCTTTGGTTGACCTTATCAAAAAAGTTCGAGAAACAACTCTAACAGTGTTGGAGTCCACTTTATCTTTCCTTTCTCCATCAAAGGCTGGATCTTTGGTCTCAAAGTTATTACGCAAGAATGCATCATCTAAAGGGCACTCCAATATTGCAGCAATGGAACAAATAGAAATGGAGCTGCATCTGTTAAACAAAAACAAGTCGAACGTAGATGTAGTAAAAGGTCTCGAGGCCTTGGAATCTAGCATTCAAGAATTAGCAGAGATGCTTGAAATTGTCTTCAGGCTGTTGCTGAAAACTAGAGTTTCCCTTCTCAATATTCTTAACCACTAG
- the LOC113706882 gene encoding disease resistance protein RGA2-like, producing MADAIVGATVQVLLEKALFLATDGTVLAFGFKDELENLRGSVAMIQATLADAEEDKLCQNKVVQLWLKRLKEVAFDADHVLDELHHESLRREVESRNKQLKGKVCFFFFSCYSFITFRRRMAPKIRGINIKLKKINQEAHDFGLIGIQMAASIPASNELTISRQTDSIVGQNVVGRANDESNIVEMLLSSAEKVVSVIPIVGMGGIGKTTLAKLVYNNPQIDAHFGKKIWICVSENFQEVELFKLILESLTGRKVDLSSKDAIVKEIKKEMKDNRYLLVLDDVWNEKPKLWDDFFESLAGIVTTNGSRCLVTTRLGQVATIVSRHSPYLLGKLSDDDCWSILKEKAISGGEVPEEFNLIRQQILKWCNGLPLAASVLGGLLRIKRKEEWLSIVENRLLNLKEGDNSVEQILKLSFDNLPSALIRKCFGYCSIFAKDSEIERDLLIELWMAEGFLEPVLCNQSLMEDVGDQYIRVLLHSSLLEEVKYNWKTCYKMHDLVHDLAESISKPECVKSENGGIDNYNQVRYLAINSSDGITRKILNDTSASVRTLFVTRSISGDMLPKFKNLHVLNLHGAGLKELPPSIGKLKHLRFLDLSNSGIKTLPESLCKLYTLQTLRIDCLRYQDGFPVQVGLPKQMSNLINLRHLHYFNRDVEFQMPMNIGLLTCLQTLELFNVGKKKGRQIEELRCLKNLKGKLVIRNLQLVNSKEGAERANLCGKPNLLNLEFLWSHKNAESDNVEGDVLEGLRPHPNLQELYICGFMGDRFPYWFMSLTKLVDLSLIDCSTSKELPAGLGQLPFLQKLEFSGLENVRYIGPSFYGIDDDFGKVGGQLEVLSRTFFRALNVLTLKNMGNLVEWMEPDINVFPMLEILTIEDCSKLTTAPSHFPSLKILEITKNDHVSVVKKILSKVSTTLSSLTIIGNTGMTGLTCLSDVAPGLIGKNLHNLKSLTLRKCPDLTRLEVCSTSLQNLELIHCENLRELPEDLCRFQALRNLEMIGCPRIHSIPNSNLGQQSLLKSLEHLKITDCNALASVDTEMLESCVALKWLCLYDCPNLVSFPILESLQQMPSLVGASFHNCPKLMTLPKGFGFLPSLRQVRIGPFSTDDDHPSITKDNGFDWFGLISSSTLRSLEVYGLSSHKESLPHQLQYMTTLTHLYLHHFGMEALPDWLGNLVSLQSLHLLGCKKLRYLPSMAAMRCLTKLNYLHIDGCPLLKERCSPQSGPNSEWFKISQIPLLNIC from the coding sequence ATGGCTGACGCTATTGTTGGTGCCACTGTCCAGGTTCTTCTTGAAAAGGCACTTTTCCTTGCCACTGATGGGACTGTTTTGGCTTTTGGATTCAAGGATGAATTGGAGAACCTCAGGGGGTCTGTGGCCATGATCCAAGCTACCTTGGCTGATGCTGAGGAGGATAAGCTATGCCAGAACAAGGTAGTGCAACTTTGGTTGAAGAGGCTCAAAGAAGTAGCTTTTGATGCTGATCATGTATTGGATGAGCTCCACCATGAAAGTCTTCGTCGCGAGGTGGAGTCCCGCAACAAACAACTCAAAGGGAAGGTatgctttttcttcttctcctgtTATAGTTTTATTACTTTTCGTCGCAGAATGGCTCCTAAGATCAGGGGCATCAACATCAAGTTAAAAAAGATAAATCAAGAAGCCCACGACTTTGGACTGATTGGCATTCAAATGGCAGCTTCCATTCCCGCGAGTAATGAACTGACAATAAGTCGCCAGACAGACTCTATTGTTGGACAAAATGTTGTCGGAAGAGCCAATGATGAATCCAATATAGTTGAGATGTTGTTGAGCTCTGCTGAAAAAGTTGTATCTGTTATTCCCATTGTTGGCATGGGTGGAATCGGGAAAACAACCTTAGCCAAATTGGTCTACAATAATCCACAGATTGATGCGcattttggcaaaaaaatttgGATTTGTGTCTCTGAAAATTTTCAGGAGGTAGAGCTTTTCAAACTGATTTTAGAATCATTGACGGGAAGAAAGGTTGATTTGTCTAGTAAAGATGCTAttgtaaaagaaattaaaaaggaAATGAAGGACAATAGATATCTGCTAGTTCTTGATGATGTGTGGAATGAAAAGCCAAAATTATGGGATGACTTTTTTGAATCTTTAGCCGGAATAGTGACCACAAACGGAAGTAGGTGTCTTGTCACTACTCGTTTGGGACAAGTGGCTACTATTGTGTCCAGGCATTCTCCGTATTTGTTAGGAAAGTTATCTGATGATGATTGTTGGTCTATCTTAAAGGAGAAGGCAATTTCTGGTGGAGAAGTTCCAGAAGAATTCAATCTCATAAGACAGCAAATTTTGAAATGGTGTAATGGTCTACCACTAGCTGCAAGTGTGCTTGGAGGTTTGTTGCGTATAAAGAGAAAAGAGGAGTGGCTTTCCATTGTGGAGAATCGGCTTTTAAACTTGAAGGAAGGTGACAACAGTGTCGAGCAAATACTCAAATTAAGCTTTGATAATTTGCCATCTGCACTGATTAGGAAATGTTTTGGATATTGTTCTATATTTGCCAAGGATAGCGAAATAGAAAGGGATCTTCTAATCGAACTCTGGATGGCAGAGGGTTTTCTTGAACCGGTTTTGTGCAATCAATCATTGATGGAGGATGTTGGTGATCAATATATTAGAGTTTTATTACACAGTTCCCTGTTGGAAGAAGTAAAGTATAACTGGAAAACATGTTATAAAATGCATGATCTGGTGCATGACCTTGCAGAGTCCATTTCAAAACCTGAGTGTGTTAAATCTGAGAATGGTGGGATAGACAACTATAATCAGGTTCGCTATCTTGCAATAAACTCATCTGATGGAATAACAAGAAAGATCTTGAATGATACATCAGCATCAGTACGTACACTTTTCGTAACAAGGAGCATATCTGGTGACATGCTGCCTAAATTCAAGAACTTGCATGTTCTAAATTTGCATGGAGCAGGTCTCAAGGAGCTGCCACCCTCAATTGGCAAACTAAAACATTTGCGGTTTCTGGATCTTTCCAATTCTGGAATCAAAACTTTGCCAGAATCTCTTTGCAAGCTTTATACCTTGCAAACACTCAGGATTGATTGTCTTCGATATCAAGATGGATTCCCAGTTCAAGTAGGTCTTCCAAAACAGATGAGCAATTTGATTAACTTGAGACATCTTCACTATTTTAATCGCGATGTAGAATTCCAAATGCCAATGAATATTGGACTTTTGACTTGCCTTCAAACGCTAGAGTTGTTTAATGTTGGTAAAAAGAAGGGTCGTCAAATTGAAGAGCTCAGGTGCTTGAAAAACCTTAAAGGCAAACTGGTGATACGGAATCTTCAGCTTGTAAACAGTAAAGAAGGAGCTGAACGAGCAAATTTATGTGGAAAGCCAAATCTTCTAAATTTGGAATTTCTATGGAGCCATAAGAATGCAGAAAGTGACAACGTTGAGGGAGATGTACTAGAAGGCCTTAGACCTCACCCAAATTTGCAAGAGTTATACATCTGTGGGTTCATGGGTGATCGATTTCCATACTGGTTTATGAGTTTGACAAAGCTAGTAGACTTGAGCCTCATAGACTGCAGTACATCCAAAGAACTTCCTGCAGGGCTAGGACAGTTGCCATTCCTCCAGAAACTAGAATTCAGTGGATTGGAAAATGTAAGATACATTGGGCCTTCATTCTATGGAATTGATGATGATTTTGGAAAGGTAGGAGGTCAACTAGAAGTTTTGTCCAGAACATTTTTCAGAGCCCTTAACGTACTCACACTGAAAAATATGGGAAACTTGGTAGAATGGATGGAGCCAGATATTAATGTGTTTCCTATGCTTGAGATATTGACAATTGAAGATTGCTCCAAATTGACTACAGCTCCTAGTCATTTTCCAAGTCTTAAAATATTGGAAATCACAAAAAATGACCACGTTTCTGTGGTAAAGAAAATTCTTAGCAAAGTTTCCACTACTCTCTCATCCCTCACGATAATTGGTAACACTGGTATGACTGGGCTGACATGTCTTTCGGATGTGGCTCCCGGGCTAATAGGCAAAAATCTTCACAATTTAAAATCTCTAACCTTGAGGAAGTGCCCTGATTTAACACGTCTGGAGGTTTGCAGCACTTCTCTTCAGAATTTGGAGCTCATTCATTGTGAAAATTTGAGGGAGTTGCCAGAAGATCTGTGCAGATTCCAGGCATTGCGCAATTTGGAGATGATAGGATGCCCGAGAATTCATAGCATTCCAAACAGTAACTTAGGACAGCAAAGCCTCCTCAAGTCTCTCGAGCATTTGAAGATTACAGATTGCAATGCATTGGCCAGTGTGGATACTGAAATGCTGGAGTCCTGTGTGGCTCTTAAGTGGCTGTGTCTTTATGACTGCCCAAATCTTGTCTCCTTCCCAATCCTGGAGAGTTTGCAACAAATGCCTTCTCTTGTAGGGGCTTCATTTCATAATTGTCCCAAATTGATGACTTTGCCCAAAGGATTTGGTTTTCTTCCCAGCTTAAGACAAGTGAGGATTGGCCCTTTCTCAACTGATGATGACCATCCTTCAATAACAAAAGATAATGGGTTTGATTGGTTTGGATTAATATCTTCTTCGACTCTCCGTAGTCTAGAAGTTTATGGGTTGTCTTCTCACAAGGAGTCCCTCCCACACCAGCTCCAATACATGACTACCCTGACTCATTTATACCTGCATCATTTTGGAATGGAAGCTTTACCAGATTGGTTGGGGAACCTTGTCTCTCTTCAATCACTGCATCTTTTGGGTTGTAAAAAGCTTCGATATTTACCTTCCATGGCTGCCATGAGATGCCTCACCAAATTAAATTATCTACATATTGATGGTTGTCCTCTGTTAAAGGAAAGATGCAGTCCTCAGAGCGGCCCCAACTCCGAGTGGTTCAAGATTTCTCAAATTCCCCTTCTAAACATTTGCTGA